GTGATGAGCGCACTTGGCTTCCCCCCTCACCGTCTCCCGGTGCGAGTCAGCAGTCACCACCGCTTCCTAACGCGGCTCCGCCGAGATGTGAGAATCAAACTCAAAGTTGGGTGAGTCCCGCAAAATTTCATTTCAAGCCGTCAACTCGAGCATTTTGACTGAATAGTTAATTATTTCCTATTTACTTAACGCGTTTCCTCATTTGCTGTCAGTGCTGATGGCAGTGCAGACGCTCGTCAAATGTCATTGTTTCTGACCAAACGAGCGGACTTTTGCTAAAAGAAGAGGAGCGATTAATCAGAATTTAAGCATCATCTACTGATAAATTGAGCAGAAGTAGCcagaaataatgtttatttaatttagaTATCAATTCAACTCCAGGCCATAATTTGTGAAGTAGTTAAGCATATGATGTATCCTCGCAAATGGGCTTTGCTTGAATATCAAGGCTATAATTGTCTTTCCACTCTGCCTGTCTAAAATAATAAGGCTGGGCTGAACTGATCTATAAATAGATGATTTATATGATgctatttctgttgtttttaaatctctctTCAATTTATTAAACTTACGACTTATACATAATGAGAAACCACCCCTGGATATGGGTAAAGATAGTAGACCACAGCAGAGAAATGCAATATGAGGTCTCAAGTGGCAATCGACCATCACAAGTGCCTACAAGTCCCtgtcactgtcatttttattaaagtGGATATCACTCTCTGTCACGTATAGTCTTGCACTGTGGCTTCAGCTTATAGAGCTGGGAATTACCCAGCATCCCAGTGAAGAGGCTGAGATTACATTTGAGCTCGAGTGGATGTTTACTCCTGGccaattaaaataaatgcagacaTGGAGAGGCTGCGCTTGTCGAGCTGTCATCAACGTTATTGTTGATTCCTGTCCAAACCTCAGCACCAGCTGCAcatcaaacacatcaacacattgtCATGTTTCAGCCTGGAAAACAGCCAAGAACACAAAGCCAATATTTGTAGACTGTTGTGCGGTGGAGAAACATGCATGTAATTGAAAGGGAGCTCCAATGTTTTAAAGACAAAGTGAAGatgaataactttaaaaaaaaaaaaaagcccttcAGCAAGGCATCTAACCTCCTGCTCGCTGTTGCGCTTCAGTATGCCTGCTCTTTCACTGGGCAACCCCCACTGTAGATGTGTGTTACTCTCAATGAATATTAAACAGATCGATGACTAACCAGTGTGCATTACTGTAGTGCACCTGGAACTATATAAATCCCAGCTGATATCCCATACTCCTCAAACTCTGACTGCAGTCTAGTGAAATCAACAGGTCCTTTATCCTGTAATAAACGTGTCAGTTTTCATTTACCTCAAAGTGAAAAGTTTTAATCAAGAGTTTATGTCTTGTGAGTATACAGTACAAGCTGAATGAATCAATCAAATTAGGTTTTATTAGTCTCATTGGAAGTCTTCGCAACATGTAAATGGTTCAACTCTCAAGAAATAAGACTTTCCTCTAGCTTGAGCAAATTTTCtctgataaaaatgacaaagagatGAACATGATGATTTATACGCAATTTAATTCCAACTACTAGCCTCTTTATTGTTAATGTAATACTGTCACTGAGGAGCCTCATAGCTACATCTTGTTACTGGCACTGATATGAACGCCCACCACCTAAatgatgtaatctgaaactgaCCTGAAACTCAAACTTTACATGTCTCAATGGATCCAGTCAATATGACTGAACTTGTCTAACAGTAAATCCAGTAACAAACAATTTTAATCCAGCAGGGGAACTTAATATTTTAAGATGAGGTAACTTAATCTTTCCTACTGTGCAAAATGATGACGGTGTAATGATCTCCCGCAATGCTCCTGTGGATAAACATGTAACTCTTACTTGCATAATTACCTCGGAGGCATCAGCCCGACACCTCCTTCCTCTACTTGAGTGGGTGGTGGAAGAAGCTCTCAGGTGCTGGCTGCTCTGTTTATCGCATCCTGGCAGCACAGGAGAAAACCTGAGACATGAAACTCCattaaacatgttaaacagCTGTACCTTCTGTATGGAGCAGAGGTTGTGGGAGCGCCGAGGAAAAGGTCAGCCAGTGGTTAATAGTGTgaagtgatggaggagaggagggggctAAAGACATGAGGAGACTGCATAATGCCCTCGCTCTCACCGTTGTTTCTGCACAGTCTATCTTTGTGCGAAGCATATTTGACCCCATCATTGTTgtggtgatggatggatggatagatagatagataagaaACACACTCAGTAGAAAAGAGGGCAACTCAGATGAACTTTTAATTTACTCTCAAATAAAGCAGCTTAACAAAATCCGAAAATCGTCAACATGGCCGCACTACTTTTACTAGTCCCATCTAATCTACGTTTAGTTAAGGAACATCCACATTACAAATGTCAGTAATCTGCACAGGATTAATTTCACATCTGTCAAAGTGAAGGAATTTGCATGGCACTAAgacattgttttcatgttaaaggatgaaaaaattcaaaatgaatttaatttgatgTATCAAAGTCAGAGGGAGCGACTCCAGGCCAAAATCATCACTGCTGGAAGAGCAGCGCACAGTGACGTCACTTAGAAATCCAACTGAGCAACTGGATTCCTCATTTAgcttattttatatataaatagataGCCACAAAGGAGAGAGGCTAATATTCTGGGATGACAAATGTTTAGGGAATAGTacgacattttgggaaacattcACGTTTCCTGAGAgagaagattaataccactctcatgtttgtgtgttacctACGGAGCTAGAGCTAGCAGACAGTTACTGGAAACatctagcctggctctgtccgtAGTTGACAAAAACTGCATACCAGCACATCTTAAAGCTCCgcaattaacatgttatatatataaaaaaaaaacatcatgcaaaaaacaacaatttgtggttttgctGGGAGCTATTTCTTGGTCAGGCTAGTGACTTCCAGGAAGTACttgtaggcagattttgttatctttggacaAAGCCTGGCTAACTTTTGCCCCGTTTATAGTCCTTATTTAAGTATAAGGGAATTTCCCCAAAATATAAACGCAATATTTGTTTAAATCCATTCTGAAGTAAAGGATCAATATAACTACAattgaatacacacacatcaattaATGTCAAATTGTAACTGTGTACTAGTTTGACCTCTAGCTGTAGAGGCCATAGTGTGATTTGTTTAGAGGGATAAGAGTCATGTCGGGCTTATCTTGTTGTAGGACAGTTGAAGATCATATTAGCACCTCAAACGggcaataaaacacacactagGTCCTGTGACTGAGGTGACTACATTGTTGCCTCTCATCAGCTATTCTTATTCAGCTCAATGCCTCTAGACTTTTAACTGTGTGATGTTTCCCAGACGATTCAGTGAAACAAGCGACTGGTCAGTCGTGATACCACTTTCTTTATTCCTCAACCTCACATTATGTTTAGTCGATAAGCGCAAGATGAGGTTGTGGTCACATTGATTTGACAGCAACAGTGGCTCAGACATTGTCTCCCGCCCACAGTCTTGATTGATCTGAGCTGAAGAaacatggaaaagaaaaaaaacctgcaaaaatgaaacaatagaCCAAACGAGGATGAatgcttttgtgttttagtgTATGTGATGGATGTATCAATTCTCTCAAAGCGgattcttctgtctcttttcaaaGGAACTGTTGCTGTATCCTGCGTGCTGTGTTCAAGTTGAAATTGCCCCCTGCATTCAACGGGAGGAACCTGGATGCTGCCTACTACTCACCTACCATCGAACGCAGAAAAGTGGTTTCTCGCTCCAATTTTTAAGAAAATGGACTTGAATTTTGTGCCAAAACTGCAGTTTTGTCTTTGTCCATTGTGTATCCCATCTATAAAGCAACAGTGATTTTGTACCAGCTGCATAATAACAgttagttttaaaacattttcgAGATGGATTTCCTTTCAACACAGTAGGTTTTGTCTGCATATATTATacttctctgtcagtgtttctgcatGCAtcctgtagttttattttttatgatgcATCGCCAACGTAATGGCTCATTTGCCAGAGTCATCATCattcaaattatgttttgacAAGACAGACTTAATGTGATCATTACTCTAATGGCTTTTATGAGAACGCCCTGATGTCCCTCTTCTGTTGTAGTGAACTTAAATAGGTGCGTGTTTCAGTCTACCTTTGCTGCACAGGACAGTGCCGAGCATCAGCATAGAACTGGAACAGATGGTTGCTGCGCTGGACAACATGACCCCAGCTCCTCTGACACAGAACTGCTCCAACTGCAGCCAGGCTTTACCCCCAGAGTTCAACGTGGTCAAGGCTGTGGTTTTGGGCTTGGTGCTTGGTGTCTTTATTGTGTTTGGAGTTGTGGGAAACATCCTGGTAATCCTCTCAGTAGTTTGTCATCGACATCTGCGGACAGTGACACATTATTTTATAGTTAATCTGGCAGTGGCAGATTTACTGCTGAGCTCCACTGTACTACCCTTCTCTGCCATTCTAGAGATCCTGGATCGTTGGGTGTTTGGACGGGTTTTTTGTAATGTTTGGGCAGCTGTGGACGTGCTCTGCTGCACTGCGTCCATCATGAGCCTCTGTGTGATCTCTGTGGACCGGTACATTGGAGTCAGTTATCCTCTGCGTTACCCAGCTATAATGACAAAACGCAGGGCTCTGCTGgcagtgatgctgctgtggGTGCTGTCTATCATCATATCTATTGGACCTTTGTTTGGCTGGAAAGAGCCGGCTCCGCTGGACGAGTCCGTCTGCAAAATAACAGAGGAGCCGGGCTACGCTATCTTCTCTGCTGTGGGCTCCTTCTACCTGCCTCTGGCCATCATACTGGCCATGTACTGTCGAGTTTATGTGGTAGCTCACAGAGAGAGCCAGGGTCTGAGGGAGGGCCAAAAGACAGAGAAGTCAGATTCAGAGCAGGTGATACTCAGGATACACAGAGGCAACACAACTGTATCAGAGGATGAGGCCCTTCGCAGCCGCACACATTTTGCTCTTCGACTGCTTAAGTTCTCACGTGAGAAGAAAGCCGCCAAGACCTTGGGCATTGTGGTTGGCTGCTTCGTGTTGTGCTGGCTCCCTTTTTTCCTGGTGCTACCCATCAGTGAGTATCGTCATGTTTATCTTTTGTGTGATTATTGATTGAGTCAGATGATGACCAAGACCTCTGTAGCATTTAACAATTATGAAAGACATTACCTCATGATATGAACAGATATGAGTGGTATTCTCATTTTACGCTAAAAAACAAttagcatatttcccaaaatctACTGGTTTGAGGATGCACAGGATATGCCTTTTAACCTTTTAATCAATAAGATTTCCCAATTTAAAAGTGCATCCATGTATTTGATCACCTGCACTCACACATAAGTCTGAAAGCCATTTTCTAAACTTCTCCATTAATTCGTTTTACAGATCCATTCATCGATTTATGGTGCTGCCAGGTTTTTTAAGTGCTagttaatttaatattttggtGATGTTACCTGAATTGCTCCTCTGTGGCGGCACATTGAAGTTACTTCATTCAGACAAGCCTTGTGGCCTCTTGAGCAGCGTAGTAAATGCTTTGACTCAGCCAGGTAGACGTTCTATAAATAGCCTCAATAAATCTTTCAGATCTGTGACAGCCTCCAGTGCTCCCCTGTGTGTAAACAAAAGCACAGAATTTCAGACCAGTGTATATTTTAAACAGACCCCTTGAATCAAGTGTcaagctgtttcttttttccttatTCTCTCCCTTGTGTCTGTGACTCACATCATCACCATACCAGTCCGGGAATGACAGATAAAGCCATCACGTTGGTGTCAGACCTTATATGATGTTCCCTTCAAGAACACCCAGCTTTACGAAGAGAAGCTTGAAGGGAAATCACACAGCTCTCCAACCATGCACACACTATATGTGTCAATGTTGGGGGAATGTGACAAGGAAATCCGAACCAAGTAGATATGAGATATGGCAAAAACCTCACAAATCCCACTGGGTTTTTATTTGTTCCATGCTCTCATGCTTGTAAATATAGCTGCTACCATTTGGCTGAGTACTTTCCTGACTGGGAAATGAGGAAAAGCCTCAGCTTACCAATGCTCCCTCACGAATGCTGGCGTCAGGCTGCATACCGCTGCCACATATGTCTGTGGACAATGATAGATTTAGCAGTGAATCACCGTTTTGATGTGGCCCTAGATAACTTATGACTGTCTGATTTGGTTTATTGGAGTAAACATTGTTTTGTcatcagagaaaaataaattgtgGGAATTTGATAATGtcaaaatatcttaaaaaggTGAGTTGTTAggctctgtgtttatttgcagattgtcctcctctctccttgacATTTCAGAAGTCCTTCTCAGGGACTATAAGGACGTGTGAAGAAAGCCATTGCTAATTTAAAGAATAACTTCATAGTGTGCCCCTGTGCCAATAGATGTTAAGACTGACCATGAACTGAACCTGTCATCTTTCTTCCATCAAGGCATAAATCGTCCCtagaaatatattaaataaatagataaagatGAACTACATACCAGGCCTAAAAGCCACAGACTTTCAATGCCCTTTCTGGTTTAAAGCTTCAAGTTGGGGTGTTGTTGAGAAGGGACAGAAGGGACAGAAGGTAGTTCACTggatgtaaacacaaaaaagatgtgttaagtttctctttaaagctgcactaatgaGCTTTTTTATATTGACAATTGGTCAAATTACAATGTATAATGTGAGAAGGGTTGtttaaaagcagctgttttcagtgaaaaaacaatatgataaacccactgtatgCTTCCCAGCAAGTTAAAGGgaatatttgtaagttttctctgccatcgaatgtgttggtggtggtgattgtcgaCTGACAGAAGCTTCGGGCAACGTTGAGTTtataagacaagaggttataatacgtcctctgaacAGCGCTGAATCTTTAAGGGAGATTGGACACTCCAGTGAGtcactatcggaaagtgacaagacaagCGTGCCAACTTGAGAAGAAGATAAGATGTGATAGGGACAAGTTGCCATTGGCTTGGCTGTCGAATGCTTGAGACAGTTATTTgcaagtaaaggaattaagttcCTGGtaatgtagcaatagcaaaacaacTAGCGTGGTGAACACAGAGGAGtattcagcagctaaagagccatcCCAGGAGCCTTTagctaaaaggaaagtgaatactagacttacattcatcagttTGCCAGAAACACGattgcaaatgcaaatgttagTGTGTCTGCAGGATTTTTCAATCGGCAAATGTTTACCAGAACAATTCTATAAGGTCATGATATATAACAGTACGCCTTGTGTTTCCAGCTTGTTCTGCAGCCCCCAAGTGACCAAAGAACAAAtaatgctgctttaaaatgaGTTTAGTTTTGGGACGTTTTAATATCTGTGGCACTGAAAATCATATTTCACACCTTAGTTGCAGCAGTAATGACACAAAGCTTGCTACTAATGGAGGTGATAaattgtcccccccccccatctcttcCATGAATGTACTATTTTGTTGCCGTTTGGTCAAAATCTTGTATCTCagcaacaatgaaaaacagcctTTGTAGCAGTCTTACCACAGATTTTGGAGGGGGCTCATAAACTAAAGGGTCATATAACTTTCTCAGCCCAAAatatgttgtgttttagttgaaggtaacataaaaaaaactggagTCACACAGTTTCCACGTGACAACAGGCACTGATGCTTTATTGATTTTGGAAAATAATGCATTTTTCCAACAGCTgcaatatctttctttttccaccCAAAAAAGTGAATCTATCAAGGGTATCGGCAATAATAGAATTGTTCTTTTTGGCACAGCTGGGGATGAAATGTATAAGCTGCACAGACAGGCACAAAATAGTTTGCTCTCATACTCTGCAcacctcttctttctctctcacgatctcatttttcaaaagccCACATTTAACCATCCGCACCAGCTCACccaataaaatatttcacaagACAGCTTCTCCCCTTCTTCCTCTGAAGATggatgatagatagatatattACAGCCACACAAGAAGTCAGCCattttactttcatgttttactGGCAGCCACTGGATATGTGAAGAGTTACCAACATCAGGCCTGCATATAATGTGCCCATTAAGccattttctctgcttcttcatTAAGGATCCCACTCACACTCCTTGCTGTGAATGCTTCCTCTAATCAAGAGCAGCACAATTTATGACAGcagttttattaaaatactTAACCTTAATGGCAAGTAGGGAGCTTTTTCTTAGTGGAAGCAGGATagatcaattaaaaaaaaaatcgccTTAAGTAGATGTAAATGAGGGCAATGATGTGTTTCTCTAAGTAGTTGcaaatcatatgtttatttcatATAACCACAACCTTTGATGGAATAGATACCAGAACAAGTAACTGGAGCTCTAAGAATGGAACTTAAATGATTTTAGATAAATGATTTGAGGGATGAAAGTGTTGGTCGGTTCGTCAGTTTACCACTTTGGTTCAGTTTGCAATATCTAAATAACTGTTGGATGGACTGTCATAACATTGTTTATGTTCATAATTCACCCCAGACGATGAATCCTGATGACCTTGATGATCTATTGatttttcctctagcaccaccagcaaGTCAAAAGTTCTTCACATAGTCTTATTGAAATAGCTTGGCATATACTAGACTACCAGatgttcatgttccccagaggatgaatgatAATAACTTTGGtcatcccctgacttttcatccagcaccaCCATGAGTAAAATTAGCTAGAGATATTCAAGTTCCCTATATCCTGCATTTACATAtagctttatttattattattatttattaccaAGCAGCCTCAGCTGTACCTTGTGTTTAGTGataattaacaaatgttagcatgctgaaatAAACATGGAAACTATTACCTGCTCAATatcagcatgtcagcatgctaatgttagtaTTTAGCTACAATCCCTGCTGTGCCtaacagagctgctagcatgactaTTGACTGTGTGTCTTATGTCTCCACAGGCTCGATATTCCCTTTATACAGACCCTCTGACACTGTGTTCAAGATCACCTTCTGGCTCGGTTACTTCAACAGCTGCATCAACCCCATCATCTACCCGTGCTCCAACCAGGAGTTTAAGAAAGCTTTCCAGAGTTTACTTGGAGTTCACTGTTTGAGAAAGACTCCCAGACCACACCATCACCACCTGAGTGCAGGTCAGAGTCAAACACAAGGTCACAGTCAGCCTCTCGCTCTGAATCTGGAGGCTCCTTGCCGGCTAAGTCCCTCCTCGTCTATGGCCCTGTCCAGAACACCCTCGTCCAGGGACAGCAGGGAGTGGAAGGTCTTTTCTGGAAGCCCTGAAAGCAGATCTGGACCGGCCGAGACGAGCAGGGCTAAAGTAGCCAAACTCTGCAGTAAAGGCTTCCaccaaacctgctgctgcttcctcagTGGGGGGACTCCCCCACAGGAGTCAAACTGCACCCAACCCCCTCCTGACGGTAACCTTCCCACCATTAGAATCCACCAACTGTCCCTGTCGGAAAAAGGAGAGCCTGTATAACCACTGTAATCCTTCATCCATTAGTCATGACTCGCCCTTCAAGGTCACAGACGAGAAGATATTTCCTTTTGCTCCATTAACATCATAAAGGATGAACTGTGCTGGAATGGCTGCTAtgacatttaaatttgaaatatcTCTGCTTTGATATCATGCTGTGATTTTTCCTGGATGTATGATCGTCAAAATCTTCCAAAGAAATATCACAAGCACTATATGTTATCCCTTTTAAGAAGATATATTGTATGTTACCCCTTTAACAAAACAGCTTATTGGCTTTCTAAAAACAAGCTActgcaaaatacaaaatacagcgTCAGCATATCACTGACattattatatctttttttttatcacaaaaatCTATTAAATCAAATTTTGTTTAAGTGTTGAAAACAACCCTGTAAGT
This genomic window from Seriola aureovittata isolate HTS-2021-v1 ecotype China chromosome 5, ASM2101889v1, whole genome shotgun sequence contains:
- the adra1aa gene encoding adrenoceptor alpha 1Aa, with the protein product MVAALDNMTPAPLTQNCSNCSQALPPEFNVVKAVVLGLVLGVFIVFGVVGNILVILSVVCHRHLRTVTHYFIVNLAVADLLLSSTVLPFSAILEILDRWVFGRVFCNVWAAVDVLCCTASIMSLCVISVDRYIGVSYPLRYPAIMTKRRALLAVMLLWVLSIIISIGPLFGWKEPAPLDESVCKITEEPGYAIFSAVGSFYLPLAIILAMYCRVYVVAHRESQGLREGQKTEKSDSEQVILRIHRGNTTVSEDEALRSRTHFALRLLKFSREKKAAKTLGIVVGCFVLCWLPFFLVLPISSIFPLYRPSDTVFKITFWLGYFNSCINPIIYPCSNQEFKKAFQSLLGVHCLRKTPRPHHHHLSAGQSQTQGHSQPLALNLEAPCRLSPSSSMALSRTPSSRDSREWKVFSGSPESRSGPAETSRAKVAKLCSKGFHQTCCCFLSGGTPPQESNCTQPPPDGNLPTIRIHQLSLSEKGEPV